A single genomic interval of Hevea brasiliensis isolate MT/VB/25A 57/8 chromosome 4, ASM3005281v1, whole genome shotgun sequence harbors:
- the LOC110665867 gene encoding uncharacterized protein LOC110665867 isoform X3, which translates to MMSSSEVNTDELFEYAMNGQWSKIVEAYQNNPRNQTTKITDSEDTALHIAVETGQTEIVSQLVETIRENASTVLGLKNKRGNTALHIAAEIGNVKVCDCMASKSAQLISDRNEEGRTPLFLAVSRGKMEAFICLQEFSKGIVGFNTAFRIRDNDGNTILHSAIIGENFDLALKIMKDYPELMDYRNRSGEVPLNILASKPHAFKSSSRLGLFDTAIYNLVLLKKLFGGPLLANSQSRNCNVSDLENPSQRRGLGAGTAGSSSSTVKCKSNADIEIEESTATNRSIANSGTGLTEKAGQEDVFPPNYVTPVVLFKLVMTAIMVILGLGFSRIRKIKEKKEIHKRATQVMNQLVQHASNYKYKDNGKEPARTGSGENGISQPPETCDREVKKETTIPEVKKETAILTAARMGIREMVEKILDTFPVAIMDVDADNKNVVLLAVEHRQTQVYTMLMKKAVPKDIIFCQVDKDGNSALHLAAKFGDYKPWLIPGAALQMQWEYKWYKFVKKSKPRNFFARYDKKGLTAKQIFMETHKELAKNGREWLTKTSEACSVVAALIATVAFATSTTIPGSFNENNGEPNFADEAPFTVFAISSVVALCCSVTALVFFLSILTSRFEEKDFASELPNKLLLGLTSLFSSIAFMLVSFSAGHFFVLQEKLRYATYPIYGVTCLPVTLFALGHLSLYSDLTKAIFKRVPQRSFKVFAP; encoded by the exons ATGATGAGTTCATCAGAAGTAAATAcagatgaattatttgaatatgcCATGAATGGGCAGTGGAGTAAAATAGTTGAAGCCTATCAGAATAATCCCAGAAATCAAACAACCAAGATCACAGATTCAGAGGACACAGCTCTGCACATAGCTGTTGAAACTGGTCAAACGGAAATTGTATCCCAACTTGTGGAAACAATAAGAGAAAATGCATCAACCGTCCTGGGTTTAAAGAATAAGAGAGGCAACACCGCTCTCCACATAGCAGCGGAGATTGGGAACGTAAAAGTGTGTGATTGCATGGCTTCCAAGTCCGCGCAGCTTATTAGTGATCGGAATGAGGAGGGTAGGACTCCTCTCTTCTTGGCAGTCTCTCGTGGAAAGATGGAAGCCTTCATTTGTCTACAGGAATTTAGCAAGGGAATTGTGGGTTTTAATACAGCATTCAGAATTAGAGACAACGATGGTAATACCATCCTTCACTCTGCCATCATTGGAGAAAACTTTG ACTTGGCGTTGAAGATAATGAAAGATTACCCAGAACTAATGGACTATAGAAATCGGAGTGGTGAGGTTCCTCTCAATATTCTGGCAAGTAAGCCACATGCATTCAAAAGCAGCAGTCGCCTTGGGCTATTTGATACTGCCATCTACAATT TGGTACTGTTGAAAAAATTATTTGGAGGTCCCCTTCTAGCCAACAGCCAAAGCAGAAATTGCAACGTAAGTGATCTGGAGAATCCCAGCCAGAGAAGGGGTTTag GGGCAGGCACAGCGGGATCATCATCATCCACAGTAAAATGCAAATCAAACGCAGATATAGAAATAGAAGAATCAACCGCAACAAATAGATCAATTGCAAACAGTG GAACTGGCCTAACAGAAAAGGCAGGGCAAGAGGATGTTTTCCCTCCTAATTATGTAACACCAGTTGTTCTTTTCAAGCTCGTGATGACCGCCATTATGGTGATTCTGGGACTGG GGTTTTCGAGGATAAGGAAGATTAAAGAGAAGAAAGAGATACACAAAAGGGCTACTCAGGTCATGAACCAACTGGTTCAGCATGCTTCTAATTACAAATACAAAGACAATGGCAAGGAGCCTGCTAGAACTGGGTCAGGCGAAAATGGAATTTCCCAGCCACCTGAGACTTGTGATAGAGAGGTGAAGAAGGAAACAACTATACCAGAGGTGAAGAAGGAAACAGCTATACTAACTGCAGCTAGGATGGGGATAAGAGAGATGGTGGAGAAAATCCTGGACACATTTCCTGTGGCTATAATGGATGTCGACGCTGACAATAAAAATGTTGTGCTCTTGGCAGTAGAGCACAGGCAGACCCAAGTTTATACCATGTTGATGAAGAAGGCAGTACCAAAGGATATCATCTTCTGCCAAGTGGATAAAGATGGAAACAGTGCATTGCACCTTGCTGCAAAATTTGGAGATTACAAGCCTTGGCTCATTCCAGGAGCTGCCTTACAAATGCAATGGGAATACAAGTGGTACAAG TTTGTTAAGAAATCAAAGCCACGAAATTTTTTTGCTCGATATGATAAGAAAGGTCTAACTGCAAAGCAAATATTCATGGAAACACACAAGGAGCTCGCTAAAAATGGCAGAGAATGGTTAACCAAAACCTCAGAGGCCTGTTCTGTCGTTGCAGCACTTATAGCAACGGTTGCATTTGCAACATCAACAACTATACCAGGTAGTTTCAATGAAAATAACGGTGAACCAAATTTTGCAGATGAAGCTCCATTCACCGTCTTCGCTATCTCATCAGTTGTTGCTCTCTGCTGTTCGGTGACAGCCCTTGTGTTCTTTCTTTCAATTCTCACCTCTCGATTTGAAGAAAAGGATTTCGCCAGTGAGTTGCCAAACAAGCTCCTTCTTGGATTAACTTCGCTCTTCTCATCCATAGCTTTCATGCTGGTGTCATTCAGTGCAGGCCATTTCTTTGTTCTCCAAGAAAAATTGAGATATGCTACATATCCAATATATGGTGTAACATGCTTGCCAGTGACCCTTTTCGCTCTGGGACACCTCTCCCTCTATTCCGATCTTACAAAAGCTATATTCAAAAGGGTGCCTCAACGAAGCTTCAAGGTGTTTGCTCCTTAG
- the LOC110665867 gene encoding uncharacterized protein LOC110665867 isoform X1, translating to MMSSSEVNTDELFEYAMNGQWSKIVEAYQNNPRNQTTKITDSEDTALHIAVETGQTEIVSQLVETIRENASTVLGLKNKRGNTALHIAAEIGNVKVCDCMASKSAQLISDRNEEGRTPLFLAVSRGKMEAFICLQEFSKGIVGFNTAFRIRDNDGNTILHSAIIGENFDLALKIMKDYPELMDYRNRSGEVPLNILASKPHAFKSSSRLGLFDTAIYNCIIVGKPKEAAEKDSRASGIETYCRCPPNYGTCMSFIGMMEWFLHISLVLLKKLFGGPLLANSQSRNCNVSDLENPSQRRGLGAGTAGSSSSTVKCKSNADIEIEESTATNRSIANSGTGLTEKAGQEDVFPPNYVTPVVLFKLVMTAIMVILGLGFSRIRKIKEKKEIHKRATQVMNQLVQHASNYKYKDNGKEPARTGSGENGISQPPETCDREVKKETTIPEVKKETAILTAARMGIREMVEKILDTFPVAIMDVDADNKNVVLLAVEHRQTQVYTMLMKKAVPKDIIFCQVDKDGNSALHLAAKFGDYKPWLIPGAALQMQWEYKWYKFVKKSKPRNFFARYDKKGLTAKQIFMETHKELAKNGREWLTKTSEACSVVAALIATVAFATSTTIPGSFNENNGEPNFADEAPFTVFAISSVVALCCSVTALVFFLSILTSRFEEKDFASELPNKLLLGLTSLFSSIAFMLVSFSAGHFFVLQEKLRYATYPIYGVTCLPVTLFALGHLSLYSDLTKAIFKRVPQRSFKVFAP from the exons ATGATGAGTTCATCAGAAGTAAATAcagatgaattatttgaatatgcCATGAATGGGCAGTGGAGTAAAATAGTTGAAGCCTATCAGAATAATCCCAGAAATCAAACAACCAAGATCACAGATTCAGAGGACACAGCTCTGCACATAGCTGTTGAAACTGGTCAAACGGAAATTGTATCCCAACTTGTGGAAACAATAAGAGAAAATGCATCAACCGTCCTGGGTTTAAAGAATAAGAGAGGCAACACCGCTCTCCACATAGCAGCGGAGATTGGGAACGTAAAAGTGTGTGATTGCATGGCTTCCAAGTCCGCGCAGCTTATTAGTGATCGGAATGAGGAGGGTAGGACTCCTCTCTTCTTGGCAGTCTCTCGTGGAAAGATGGAAGCCTTCATTTGTCTACAGGAATTTAGCAAGGGAATTGTGGGTTTTAATACAGCATTCAGAATTAGAGACAACGATGGTAATACCATCCTTCACTCTGCCATCATTGGAGAAAACTTTG ACTTGGCGTTGAAGATAATGAAAGATTACCCAGAACTAATGGACTATAGAAATCGGAGTGGTGAGGTTCCTCTCAATATTCTGGCAAGTAAGCCACATGCATTCAAAAGCAGCAGTCGCCTTGGGCTATTTGATACTGCCATCTACAATT GTATTATTGTTGGTAAGCCCAAGGAGGCGGCAGAAAAAGACAGTCGAGCTTCAGGAATCGAAACTTATTGCCGTTGCCCACCTAATTATGGAACTTGCATGAGCTTCATTGGAATGATGGAGTGGTTCCTTCATATATCAT TGGTACTGTTGAAAAAATTATTTGGAGGTCCCCTTCTAGCCAACAGCCAAAGCAGAAATTGCAACGTAAGTGATCTGGAGAATCCCAGCCAGAGAAGGGGTTTag GGGCAGGCACAGCGGGATCATCATCATCCACAGTAAAATGCAAATCAAACGCAGATATAGAAATAGAAGAATCAACCGCAACAAATAGATCAATTGCAAACAGTG GAACTGGCCTAACAGAAAAGGCAGGGCAAGAGGATGTTTTCCCTCCTAATTATGTAACACCAGTTGTTCTTTTCAAGCTCGTGATGACCGCCATTATGGTGATTCTGGGACTGG GGTTTTCGAGGATAAGGAAGATTAAAGAGAAGAAAGAGATACACAAAAGGGCTACTCAGGTCATGAACCAACTGGTTCAGCATGCTTCTAATTACAAATACAAAGACAATGGCAAGGAGCCTGCTAGAACTGGGTCAGGCGAAAATGGAATTTCCCAGCCACCTGAGACTTGTGATAGAGAGGTGAAGAAGGAAACAACTATACCAGAGGTGAAGAAGGAAACAGCTATACTAACTGCAGCTAGGATGGGGATAAGAGAGATGGTGGAGAAAATCCTGGACACATTTCCTGTGGCTATAATGGATGTCGACGCTGACAATAAAAATGTTGTGCTCTTGGCAGTAGAGCACAGGCAGACCCAAGTTTATACCATGTTGATGAAGAAGGCAGTACCAAAGGATATCATCTTCTGCCAAGTGGATAAAGATGGAAACAGTGCATTGCACCTTGCTGCAAAATTTGGAGATTACAAGCCTTGGCTCATTCCAGGAGCTGCCTTACAAATGCAATGGGAATACAAGTGGTACAAG TTTGTTAAGAAATCAAAGCCACGAAATTTTTTTGCTCGATATGATAAGAAAGGTCTAACTGCAAAGCAAATATTCATGGAAACACACAAGGAGCTCGCTAAAAATGGCAGAGAATGGTTAACCAAAACCTCAGAGGCCTGTTCTGTCGTTGCAGCACTTATAGCAACGGTTGCATTTGCAACATCAACAACTATACCAGGTAGTTTCAATGAAAATAACGGTGAACCAAATTTTGCAGATGAAGCTCCATTCACCGTCTTCGCTATCTCATCAGTTGTTGCTCTCTGCTGTTCGGTGACAGCCCTTGTGTTCTTTCTTTCAATTCTCACCTCTCGATTTGAAGAAAAGGATTTCGCCAGTGAGTTGCCAAACAAGCTCCTTCTTGGATTAACTTCGCTCTTCTCATCCATAGCTTTCATGCTGGTGTCATTCAGTGCAGGCCATTTCTTTGTTCTCCAAGAAAAATTGAGATATGCTACATATCCAATATATGGTGTAACATGCTTGCCAGTGACCCTTTTCGCTCTGGGACACCTCTCCCTCTATTCCGATCTTACAAAAGCTATATTCAAAAGGGTGCCTCAACGAAGCTTCAAGGTGTTTGCTCCTTAG
- the LOC110665867 gene encoding uncharacterized protein LOC110665867 isoform X2: protein MMSSSEVNTDELFEYAMNGQWSKIVEAYQNNPRNQTTKITDSEDTALHIAVETGQTEIVSQLVETIRENASTVLGLKNKRGNTALHIAAEIGNVKVCDCMASKSAQLISDRNEEGRTPLFLAVSRGKMEAFICLQEFSKGIVGFNTAFRIRDNDGNTILHSAIIGENFDLALKIMKDYPELMDYRNRSGEVPLNILASKPHAFKSSSRLGLFDTAIYNCIIVGKPKEAAEKDSRASGIETYCRCPPNYGTCMSFIGMMEWFLHISLVLLKKLFGGPLLANSQSRNCNVSDLENPSQRRGLGAGTAGSSSSTVKCKSNADIEIEESTATNRSIANSGTGLTEKAGQEDVFPPNYVTPVVLFKLVMTAIMVILGLGFSRIRKIKEKKEIHKRATQVMNQLVQHASNYKYKDNGKEPARTGSGENGISQPPETCDREVKKETTIPEVKKETAILTAARMGIREMVEKILDTFPVAIMDVDADNKNVVLLAVEHRQTQVYTMLMKKAVPKDIIFCQVDKDGNSALHLAAKFGDYKPWLIPGAALQMQWEYKWYKFVKKSKPRNFFARYDKKGLTAKQIFMETHKELAKNGREWLTKTSEACSVVAALIATVAFATSTTIPGSFNENNGEPNFADEAPFTVFAISSVVALCCSVTALVFFLSILTSRFEEKDFASHFFVLQEKLRYATYPIYGVTCLPVTLFALGHLSLYSDLTKAIFKRVPQRSFKVFAP, encoded by the exons ATGATGAGTTCATCAGAAGTAAATAcagatgaattatttgaatatgcCATGAATGGGCAGTGGAGTAAAATAGTTGAAGCCTATCAGAATAATCCCAGAAATCAAACAACCAAGATCACAGATTCAGAGGACACAGCTCTGCACATAGCTGTTGAAACTGGTCAAACGGAAATTGTATCCCAACTTGTGGAAACAATAAGAGAAAATGCATCAACCGTCCTGGGTTTAAAGAATAAGAGAGGCAACACCGCTCTCCACATAGCAGCGGAGATTGGGAACGTAAAAGTGTGTGATTGCATGGCTTCCAAGTCCGCGCAGCTTATTAGTGATCGGAATGAGGAGGGTAGGACTCCTCTCTTCTTGGCAGTCTCTCGTGGAAAGATGGAAGCCTTCATTTGTCTACAGGAATTTAGCAAGGGAATTGTGGGTTTTAATACAGCATTCAGAATTAGAGACAACGATGGTAATACCATCCTTCACTCTGCCATCATTGGAGAAAACTTTG ACTTGGCGTTGAAGATAATGAAAGATTACCCAGAACTAATGGACTATAGAAATCGGAGTGGTGAGGTTCCTCTCAATATTCTGGCAAGTAAGCCACATGCATTCAAAAGCAGCAGTCGCCTTGGGCTATTTGATACTGCCATCTACAATT GTATTATTGTTGGTAAGCCCAAGGAGGCGGCAGAAAAAGACAGTCGAGCTTCAGGAATCGAAACTTATTGCCGTTGCCCACCTAATTATGGAACTTGCATGAGCTTCATTGGAATGATGGAGTGGTTCCTTCATATATCAT TGGTACTGTTGAAAAAATTATTTGGAGGTCCCCTTCTAGCCAACAGCCAAAGCAGAAATTGCAACGTAAGTGATCTGGAGAATCCCAGCCAGAGAAGGGGTTTag GGGCAGGCACAGCGGGATCATCATCATCCACAGTAAAATGCAAATCAAACGCAGATATAGAAATAGAAGAATCAACCGCAACAAATAGATCAATTGCAAACAGTG GAACTGGCCTAACAGAAAAGGCAGGGCAAGAGGATGTTTTCCCTCCTAATTATGTAACACCAGTTGTTCTTTTCAAGCTCGTGATGACCGCCATTATGGTGATTCTGGGACTGG GGTTTTCGAGGATAAGGAAGATTAAAGAGAAGAAAGAGATACACAAAAGGGCTACTCAGGTCATGAACCAACTGGTTCAGCATGCTTCTAATTACAAATACAAAGACAATGGCAAGGAGCCTGCTAGAACTGGGTCAGGCGAAAATGGAATTTCCCAGCCACCTGAGACTTGTGATAGAGAGGTGAAGAAGGAAACAACTATACCAGAGGTGAAGAAGGAAACAGCTATACTAACTGCAGCTAGGATGGGGATAAGAGAGATGGTGGAGAAAATCCTGGACACATTTCCTGTGGCTATAATGGATGTCGACGCTGACAATAAAAATGTTGTGCTCTTGGCAGTAGAGCACAGGCAGACCCAAGTTTATACCATGTTGATGAAGAAGGCAGTACCAAAGGATATCATCTTCTGCCAAGTGGATAAAGATGGAAACAGTGCATTGCACCTTGCTGCAAAATTTGGAGATTACAAGCCTTGGCTCATTCCAGGAGCTGCCTTACAAATGCAATGGGAATACAAGTGGTACAAG TTTGTTAAGAAATCAAAGCCACGAAATTTTTTTGCTCGATATGATAAGAAAGGTCTAACTGCAAAGCAAATATTCATGGAAACACACAAGGAGCTCGCTAAAAATGGCAGAGAATGGTTAACCAAAACCTCAGAGGCCTGTTCTGTCGTTGCAGCACTTATAGCAACGGTTGCATTTGCAACATCAACAACTATACCAGGTAGTTTCAATGAAAATAACGGTGAACCAAATTTTGCAGATGAAGCTCCATTCACCGTCTTCGCTATCTCATCAGTTGTTGCTCTCTGCTGTTCGGTGACAGCCCTTGTGTTCTTTCTTTCAATTCTCACCTCTCGATTTGAAGAAAAGGATTTCGCCA GCCATTTCTTTGTTCTCCAAGAAAAATTGAGATATGCTACATATCCAATATATGGTGTAACATGCTTGCCAGTGACCCTTTTCGCTCTGGGACACCTCTCCCTCTATTCCGATCTTACAAAAGCTATATTCAAAAGGGTGCCTCAACGAAGCTTCAAGGTGTTTGCTCCTTAG